In Lycium ferocissimum isolate CSIRO_LF1 chromosome 11, AGI_CSIRO_Lferr_CH_V1, whole genome shotgun sequence, a single genomic region encodes these proteins:
- the LOC132036570 gene encoding uncharacterized protein LOC132036570 translates to MASACINNISMSPENFPDCSSTKYNSYSWLSPRISNDKATPSDKPEVLLDPEVALNEMADFEFRLEDPVNMLPADELFSDGKLMPLQLPAIRPAEVATSTSAGVRSPETPKLRMRNEISRTEFSPKAPRCSSRWRELLGLKKLPNDKLEAQKNCLAQLAERKALNHVIDGQKNSSTNNTHKSLKNFLNRSSKSSNYSSIDDSSINLPLLNKDYDNESISITSSRLSLSSSSSSGHEHDDLPRLSLDSDKPSSLSHNTQNSNTNPPRIRLVKHRALSSENPIPTRLGQPPDSTGTSTVRGLSIDDSPRMNSSGKIVFHNLGRSSSSPSSFNGGPRYKHGGGGVERSYSANVRVTPVLNVPVCSSLRGSSKSGVFGFPLFSSSSSSSQQKKDGGGNYNVINKRNHSSSKTRTDRIKA, encoded by the exons ATGGCTTCAGCTTGCATAAACAACATAAGTATGTCACCTGAGAATTTTCCCGATTGTTCTTCAACCAAATATAACTCCTACAGCTGGTTAAGTCCTCGAATCTCCAATGACAAAGCAACTCCTTCAGATAAGCCGGAAGTATTACTAGATCCAGAAGTTGCCCTAAACGAAATGGCAGATTTCGAGTTTCGACTCGAAGATCCAGTGAATATGTTACCTGCAGATGAGCTTTTCTCTGACGGAAAACTCATGCCTCTGCAGCTCCCGGCGATCCGTCCGGCAGAGGTAGCAACCTCTACCTCAGCTGGTGTTAGATCGCCAGAGACGCCAAAACTCCGTATGAGAAATGAGATTTCTCGTACGGAGTTCTCTCCCAAAGCTCCTAGATGTTCTAGTAGGTGGAGAGAGCTTCTAGGCTTGAAGAAATTGCCTAACGACAAGCTAGaagctcaaaaaaattgtttagcTCAGTTGGCAGAACGCAAGGCTCTTAACCATGTGATCGATGGTCAAAAAAACAGTAGCacaaacaacacacataaatcTCTGAAAAATTTCCTCAATCGCAGCTCAAAATCTTCCAATTATTCTTCCATTGATGACTCCTCTATTAACCTTCCGTTACTCAATAAGGACTATGATAACGAGTCGATATCAATTACTAGTTCCAGATTATCACTTTCATCATCTTCCTCATCAGGCCACGAACACGATGATCTTCCTAGACTTTCACTTGATTCCGATAAACCAAGTTCACTTAGCCATAACACTCAAAACAGTAATACTAATCCTCCTCGAATTCGATTAGTGAAACATAGAGCTTTATCGTCGGAAAATCCTATCCCTACAAGATTGGGACAGCCACCTGATTCTACAG GTACCAGCACTGTACGCGGACTTTCAATTGACGATAGTCCTCGAATGAATTCTTCAGGGAAGATTGTTTTTCACAACTTAGGAAGAAGTTCAAGTAGTCCAAGCAGTTTCAATGGTGGGCCAAGATATAAACATGGAGGAGGAGGGGTAGAAAGGTCATATTCGGCTAATGTTCGTGTTACTCCAGTTCTTAATGTTCCAGTATGCAGTTCTCTTAGAGGTTCTTCAAAATCTGGTGTATTTGGATTTCctctgttttcttcttcttcttcttcctcacaGCAGAAAAAAGATGGTGGTGGTAATTATAATGTTAtaaacaagagaaatcatagTAGCAGCAAGACGAGAACTGATCGAATCAAAGCATGA